The sequence below is a genomic window from Bombus huntii isolate Logan2020A chromosome 13, iyBomHunt1.1, whole genome shotgun sequence.
AAAGTGTTTGGGTTTTTTCCTTCACTGATGAGATTTTCGTGGAAAtgtttttgaatttttcacCTTTTGAAGTCCTTGCTATTGCATTCTTcttgcaattttaatttctgctAATGATGTGTCGTACTATCTTTGATCTAAGATTGCGTTTTCATCGTTTTACGTCTCATCGTTCcttatttcaatttcgataGTATTAGGTTAAGTTTAGTAATACGGAATGGAGGTGAGTGGTGGGGATACATGGGAGGCAGACGTAGAGAGGACGGAGCTGCGAGCGTAATCGAAATCTCCGGAAAATTGGAGAGCCTGGGCAAGGGAGGTAACCAGAGTGGAGGACTAGTGCCTGTGAGCGCAAAACGGGTGTGGATACGAGAAGTCCGGCTTGGACAAGGAGGAGTTAAAGCGAAACCAACCAAGTGTGAGGTTAGGACGGTGGAGTAGCCATATTAGGACGCGTGACAACAGCGCCGCTACACGGGCTACTCGAGGAACTACCCAGACGCAGCCATATTGGCGCGTGAGCCGAAGTGCGTTGCGCGGGCCACTTGAAAGTGACAGCGACTGGCAGAGTGGCAAGTGCTGACCGAGCGACATTTCCCGCCCAACGGGGAAACGGACGCAACCATGGCGAAAGAGAAGGAGATAGAGGAAAACGCTAGGGGACGGAGGGAAACGGAACTGGCTGCGGAGACGCCGCACGTTAGCACCAGGAGTATGACGAAGGCGATGCCGCCAAAGGAGGGACCCTCCCGCTTCACGCTGGACAAGGAAGGAATATGGACTGAGGAAACAACAGAGGAGGAGGAAACCCCCGCCAGAGAAGCACCCcgagcgaagagaaagaaggccAACGAATCCCCCGAACTCCCCGCGGACCCGGCTGAAGAAATGAGAACAGCCACAACGGCGGACATAGGAGCCGAACTGATTCGCCGGGCCGCCGAGGTGGCCAAGGCTGCCGAGGCACCCCGCGGCCACAAGGGCACGCAGGGGAAAACCCTGAAGGAGGCGGCGAGAACCATCACCGCGGGCGTGACAGAGATAGTGAGGAGAACGGACCCTGTCACCGACGCACTCGCTATAGCGCAAGGACGCATAGCAACACTGGAGGCGGCGGTAGAGGCACTCCGAAAAGAGCCTGCCTCGCGCCCCACCGCGGATGAGAGCAGCTACAGGGCGCGTCTCGCTGCAGTCGAGCACCTTGTAGAGGAGATGAGATCCTTGCTGCACCGACTGGAGGAACAACTGCAGGGAacagaaaaaggagaaggaaagGAGGTCGCCCCTGCCGCGAACACGAGAGGGATGGAGCCTGGAGCCCCAAGCGCCCCAGCGCCCAAGGGAGGCCGAACGGCTGTCACCGAATGGCAGACCGTcggaaggaaaagaagaggaaagaagaaggaggcaGGGAAGAAGCAGCCGGCGAAGCTGATCCCCGAGACAGGGGCGGAGAGCCAGAGGAAAACTCCGGAGAGTGGATTGGAGAACGCACGAAGAGGGGGAGGCAGGGGGCCCCTCCCGCGCGCACCGCGAACGTCAGCGGTAACAACCACCCTGACGGACAAATCGAGCCAATCCTACGCGGAGGTGTTGGCTGCGGCCAAGGACAGTGTCTCCCTGACCGAGCTCGGCATCGGTGTCATCTTAGAGGTCCCTGAGGACCAGGGAAGGGAGAAGGCCGCAGCGCTCGCAGCACAGCTGACGCGGGCTCTGGACCCGAACGAGGTCCGCGTGGCGACCCCCTTCCGAGCCGCGGAGGCAAGGGTGTCCCTGATAGACACAGCGGCCACCAAGGCGGAAATCCAGAACACCCTGGCGAGGGAGAGCGGCTGCAAGCCGGAGGACATCCGGCTGGGAGAAATCCGCTCCGCCCGGAACGGACTTGGCACCGTATGTATACGAGGCCCTGCCAGTGCAGTGAGGAAACTGGCCCAGGCTGGAAAGGTCGCCATAGGCTGGTCGACGGCAAAGGTCGAAGCCGTCGAACGGAGACCGTTACAGTGCTACAGGTGCCTTGGGAGAGGACACACGGGGAAGACCTGCACCGCCAAGGAAGACAAGGGGCACCTGTGCTTCAGATGCGGCGAACCAGGGTACCAGGCGAGAGCATGCACTACTGCGAGCCAGAAATGTCTGCTCTGCGAGGCGCTTGGAGCACCGTCGGTGCACAGGATGGGGGGACCGGCCTGCGCCCCCTCGAAGAAAGGAACGAAAGGAGCCGCCCGCGGATCCACGGCTGCAAGAGGCAGCGAGAAAGGCTCCCCGTCGCAAAGCGACCCTAAGCCCGCGAACAAGGAGGTAGGCACGGAGGAAGCCACAAACAAGGAAAGGACACCAAGGAACTGAGAATGCGCATCCTCCAGACTAACCTGGGAAGGTCAAGGCGAGCACAAGACCTGCTCCACCAAACTATCCGGGAGAGCACGGTCGCCCTAGCGGTGGTGGCGGAACCATACAGAGTTCTGGATGCCCCGGAGTGGGTCGGAGACACGGACGGAATGGTTGCCGTCACCTGGACATGGACCGTTTGCCCACGGAGCCCCGCTGGGACGCGGCAACGGGTACGACGCGGTCGAGTGGGCAGGGATGATGGTGGTGGGGGTGTACGTGTCACCTAACAGCGGACGGGCAGCGTTCGAAGAATTCCTAGACGGAGTTGGCGACTGCGTCAGGCGACGACTCCCCCGACAAGTGCTCGTCCTGGGAGACTTCAACGCGCACTCCACGGAATGGGGGAACGCCAGGACCAACGCGCGCGGCCGCACGCTATCAAACTGGGCCGCGGGACTTGGACTTCTGTTAGTGAACAGGGGCTCGACCAGTACCTGCGTGACGTGCAGAGGGAGCTCCATTGTTGACATACCATGGGCCTCCCCCGAGGCATTCAGGCGGATCTCAGGCTGGAGAGTGGCCGAAGGGGTCGAGACGCAGTCGGACCACCTCTACATATTCATGGAGGTGGACGCACCTGGACCTGGAATGCCGACGACAAACGACGGGCGCGGCCCGCCGAGGGGGAGACCtagatggaaaataaaagagagGAATAGAGATCTACTCCGGGCGGAAGCTATAGCAACAGCTTGCAGCTGGGAGGCCTCGACAACGACGACCGAAGCAGACGTGGAAGAGGAGGCCGAGAACCTCCGCCAAGCCATGACAGCAATCTGCGACGCATCCATGCCACGGGCCACACCGGGCACGGTGCGAAGCAGAGCAGTTTACTGGTGGAACCCCGATATCGCGGAACTGAGGACGAGATGTGTCCGGGTCCGAAGACAGTACCTAAGGGCCCGCCGCTGGCGACGACGCTACGAAGAAGTCTCCTTGCGCCACCGGACGCACCGCGCGCTACGGCGCTCGCTACaaagggaaataaaaaaagcgGAGGACCGTGCCTGGTCCGAACTGGTCGAAACAGTCGAGTCGGACCCATGGGGGAGGCCATGCAGGACGGTGACACAGAAACTACGCGCGAAGGGCCCCCTGACAACGGCGGAAATGGAACCTGCTCTGCTGACGCGGATCACCGGAACGCTCTTTCCCCCACAAGAAAACAGAGCGGCGGAACGGCCACCGGAAACGACACGACTGGAATGGAGGGACGACTGGGAAGTCACAGAGGAGGAGATATGGGAGGCAACCAGAAGAATGATCGCCCGCAACGTGGCACCGGGCCCGGACGGAATCCCTGGCCGGATCTGGGGGGAAGTGATGGGGGTCATGGCCCCCAGACTCCGGCACCTCTTCACAAGATGCCTGAGGGAGGGAGTCTACCCCCGGGCGTCGCGGACGGCGAGGCTGGTCCTGCTCCATAAAGAGGGCCGACCGAGGACCTCGCCGTCAGCGTACCGGCCGAATGCCTACTGGACGAGGTCGGCAAACTACTCGAGAGGGTAGTCGCCGCCCGCTTGGAACGACACATAGCGGGCCAAGTGCCAGGTTTGCACGAAAGCCAGTACGGCTTCCGGAAGGGACGCTCGACGATTGACGCGGTCAGACGCGTACGAGCGATTGCGGAGGACATGGTCTCCCGGAAAGGCGTGGCGCTGGCGGTTTCCCTGGACATCGTCAACGCGTTCAACACCATGCCATGGGACAGGATAGTGACGGCCCTGGAGCACTTCGAGGTTCCCAGCTACCTTGTCCGATTGATCCAGTAAGGAAGGAGAGGAAAAGCGATCCGTCGGGCGTGGCGTCCCTCAGGGCTCGGTGCTGGGCCCCATACTATGGAACGTTGCGTACGACGAGGTACTACGATGCCCGCTACCCCCAGGCGCGGCCATAGTATGCTATGCGGACGACACCCTAATCCTGGTCGAGGGTCGTGGCTGGCACGAGACACTGCGCATTGGCGGAATCGGAACGGCCTGTGCGACCCGTGCCGTGAACGAACTGGGCCTGAGAGTCTCCCCTGCGAAGTCGGAGGCCACCTGGTTCTTTGACAGGAAGAGGCGAGGGACACCACCGCCCGGCCTATGCATAAACATGGCAGGTAAAACCGTCCGGGTGGGATCACAGATGAAGTATCTGGTACTCACCATCGACAGCCAGTGGACGTTCGAGCCGCACTTCGACTCACTGATCCCGAAGGTGTCAGCGGCTGCCAATGCCCTGTGCGGCCtactaccgaacatcggcggtgCCGGAGACGCGGTGCGCCGACTTTACGAGGGCGTCGTTCGGTCACGAGTGATGTACGGGGCCCCAGTATGGGCAGACGACCTGATGGCAAGCCGTCGCAGCATTCTGCTCCTGAGAAGGCTGCACAGAGTGACCGCCGTCAGAATCATTAGGGGATACCGGGCGGTGTCTCACGCGTCGGCGTCCACCCTAGCCGCGTCCCCCCGTGGGAGCTGCGGGCGCTGGCGCTCAAAAAGAGATACACCCACTGGAGAGAATGGCACCCGGGAGAAGACCCCACCGAGCAGGCGGCTCCAAACGACACAGGAACCGCCGAGGAGGACACATGGAATCTGTGGCGATCCCAACTGATCAACGGGAGAAGCGAACACCGAGGCGCGGATGCGGTCCTACCAAACTGGGAGGCATGGAGGAGCCGCTACGGCCTTCCACTCACATTCAGGATGACACAAGTACTTACCGGACACGGCGTGTTCGGCGAGTTCCTGAATAGAATAAGGCGAGAGACGACAGACATCTGCCACCAATGCGGAGAGGGCAGGGACACAGCGCAGCACACCCTGGAGCTGTGTCCGGCGTGGGAGCTGCCCCGCTACACTCTGCGGCACGCCATAGGAGAAACGTTGACCCCCTCAGCGATTGTAGAAGCGATGTTGAGAGGGTCACAGGAATACGAGGCCGTCCGCCTCTTCTGCGAGCGAGTTATGCTCGCGAAGAAGCGAGcggaaagggaaagaaagaaaaactctCACCCCTGCAGGATAAGACGATGGAGAAGGATGACAATCAGACGACCCAGAGCCGCCCCGCCACCACCCCAACGGACTACGACCAGAAGAAGTGACAGCACTAGGGGCAACGACCTCCCCCTAACACCTACTCAATAGCCGGCTCGAACAAGAGAACGCGAGAAGGGgatgcaactgaagttaattcataagaggttcCTGGAGCACCCCTGTCACGCGCATaagatggtcatcgtggagttttagtcggtaggagtccgacactactctgctgttacgcgattattgcaacagcggagtgtccatgaggatttctccacgtacaaaaaaaaaaaaaaaaaaaaagaaaaggttgAGTTtagtaatattataattttatgtttttatgtttgttgttttattgtgatattagaatatttgtaCGCGTcgtatcttttatttccttcaaatTTTCTGTTTTTAATTCCACTTGCCCAGAGTTGTGGTTTGTGCTATTCGCGAGTTTCGACGTATTCCTTTTCTGCCTCACGTTACGATTCATGTGGAGAGTGACACGTGGCAGGATATATTCAATATGTcgagtattttattattattcgcgGTCAGAATGTGAGTCTTCCAGTCGAAGGGACTGATCTTTTGGTGTACTTTTATTTGCCTTTGTTATTTATTGTCTGTCAACCCCAGAAATGATGTTTAGTATTGGAGTCTCCAGTTatcaaacatttattttcaaacacTTTAAGGAAGTCATTCAGCTCCTCAGATGTATGTGGTCTATAttgtttttgataaaattatcaaTTCCTCCGTGAGCTGTACTATTTCGGGCGAGGAGTGCCACAGTATGTGCAATATGGTAGTTTGAAGTATGACTCATTTGTTTCGTGTGTATCTGCAAGAAGAAGAATGTCCGTTTTGTTCCTCGATGCGTATTCTTTTAGCTCGGGCAATCTTACGTGCAGCCTGTTGTAGTTCCATACAATGATATGAGTTATGTTTTGTTTAGTTTGTGTAGCGTTAGCAGTTCCATTAGGAGATTTAAGATAGTTGCCATTGGAGCGGCTAACTTTTGTAATAAATGTTCTAgataattgttattattgtcGGTTAAGTGATTCCGCGATGCACTGTTATGCGAGATTTTTACAACTTGTGCGTACGTTTGACTGGTATTATTATAGGGCtttatttattcagaaataCTAGAAATTTGGGTTTCCAatgatttctattttatatgttaAGTTTATTGATAGATGGATCTATTTACAATGTATTAAACAGGAAATGatggttatttaacgtgaactaaatACAGTAATGTGCTATAACTAAGATAATGAAATGGATAACTTACAATTCATAACTAATAacatttcataatatttcGGAAACTCTCGACTCAACTCTCAACTCCTCACAACTCGACTCTCAACTAACGACTCCTCACAATTCGCTTTATCGCACGCCCCTTTGCAACAACGGCTTGATCCGAAATGCTTTATTACGTTGTACGAGCAAATATATGTTggtgaatatatttttaattgatctATAACTGAACTAATCCCATACGAAAATTTAACTGTCGTCGTTAAATcgttaaatattcaaaaatgcGATATAAGGCATATGTATGCATACAGTAGCGGGCAAACGTTTAAGAcgaaatagaagaaataaaCCAAGCGAGTCCACCCCTTACATATACAGAGGAATGCTGTTCAAAATATACACAAAATATTCACAATATAGCTGAAAATCAACGCAATCAGAGAATACTTATGTTTCGTATACTTTCGCAGAGACTTGTTTATACAATCGTAGTCCTGGCTTGTTGCATTTCCAACAAGTCGTTTGAAAACGAATTACATTGAGgttgtaacgtcaattcacatcagagaccaggccacacaccaccgacaggatggcacccagatgtctgcatatccttggtgcgcaccctcaatagtcttaagtgcccaccaggggccttggcatttttatagttaaggtccttcggaccaagcgagtatttcctgtcGCTAAATTtcgtcccgtgtccttagacacacccacccctagctttcctcagacacagtatcgtcagtaaaacttcacttattctgtatccttagaatagtcaacatatctatatcggtctctacccttataagtcgcgtacttaatgtattgttgtaactaagtgttacataacgtggttgaagtgaattgtgatttatgttaattcagtgcgtgttacattgtgattggtGAATTCACaataaaggttgattaaaacaaagttaattgttgtgttacgactcaactatattttattttcaccaaccaaccctaaaaattacgtgacaagGTTACGTAAAATAGGGCTCTCTCGCTAATGAAATTCTTCGTTACGACATGTTTTATCTTTCACGAAGAATGTAGTGTCTTTACTAGTTTCCTGATTCATCGTTCGTTTTAGCTTGCTGtttattctattaatttcaattttaaggcTTCCATtgcttatattttattttccgaAAACATATGGTTACAAATTTTTGATTTGCAACTTCCACGATTCGTAATTAGAATCTTGAAATCTATGAAAGCTTTTCGATTTCTTGATATCCAAATAGAGCCATCTTACCGTTCCATTAACTTCCTTTATTCTTTCCAAAAATTCACACGTACGGTCTATAGTTGAATTCTGGGTCCCTAACCTGTTAAAATTATAGTGTTGCCATGGTATATTAATGGAAAAACGCATAATTGCCCTTAACTTGCTAATTTACGCTCGAAATTCTACTGcttctaaattttatatgcTCTATCTTCACTTACTTGCTATTTCATACATGCCACTGAAGATTTGGAACACATACCGCTAATAATGCACACCCCCAATCACACACGTTTACATATCACATAACATCGATGAAAGATTCCCCGTTTTTCAATCGTTATAGGTCGTTGAATTCGTGTTTTTGGCGGATACAACAGAGCACTAGAAAAATATGCGGTATCATTTAAAAAACTCATGGTCACATTGATATTACAGAAAATTTAGTTCATAAAAAGATCAGAATATATACTTTTGATCAGTTTGTTCGAATGCAATAAAttgtatttcaaatattttctgaatAAATCAACAGAAAGTGAATTATTTCAAAGtggtaaattttattaattgagCCTGTATATTAATTTGCAAGAAACGACTTGGAagttatattacaatattcgTTTAAAGCATTCCAAGCTATTTGAATGATAATAgagatgaaatatttcttatacaAGAATTTTTGTActcttttcctccttttaAATAGCGTTTTGTACGCATTAGCATTTGAAAAATCTtttaaatgaaacatttttatgttaataGGAACATTGTTATAGTATCGATATTTAATGAAAGCAGAAGTCAAATGTTAATGATTACACATATAATGGCGTAGTTAGCAAATGAACTgtgtagcggcacgcgagcaGGACAAATTCAAATCCTGTTGTTGTTTTGTTCGGAGTATCATGACCGTTAGGTCACAGGTATTGCAAGGAGTAATGAACTCCGAGCAAAACAACGTCGCCGCTACTTTCAACCGTCAAACGCAGTCGAGTTCAAACTTTCCGACTgtcccccgaccagtataaataaacaaacgaaATGACGAGCGAGGAAGTTCAGCGATCGCAGCATAAGCATACAGACGCATCAGACATATATACGGAATTTCTTGAGATAGCGCGTATTTATTTCGCAAGACTTATTACCTGGACTTGTGCTTTGTGGCGcattaatatctttaataaattGCTCACAAACAATTAGATTGTATTTCGTGATACATGATAAGATCAATCCTCTACAACTGCATTGTGACAAAATTACACATTTGCTCAGTTCGCGAAATAAACTATCATCGTTGAATCATTTTTCCTTTAGTACGGATTATCctgagattttttttttttttttaacataacacatatatagaaatttaagatataaaattgtacgatattctttatttattatttttccgatttattttttcatattcatTTGCAGATATTTGGGTTGAAAGAGGGGAAGCCCTGTGATTTTAGTACAATGAATACAAAGCTTAATGAAAACgagataaatgaaaaattacgtaATGTGAATTCCATCGAGGGATTCTATGCCGGAACTGGAATTCTTATGACAGGGGCGACAGGATTCGTGGGCAAAGGCCTTCTGGAAAAACTGATACGCACGTGTTCACACATCGCTGctatttttatattgatcCGGCCGAAATGTAACCAAATGACAGAACAACGATTTAAGAAGCTAATATATGATCCGGTTcgtaaataatattcttatacaataataatattacctTCGTAAGTTCATGTGAGCCGATTAATGCAAATATGGTGTAATTCAATTCTTGCCTATTTGGTTCAACACCGCGACTTGGAACAGTAACTTCTATTCTGTTTTGAGCGCGAATGGTGTCAGGATATACTCGTTAATTTTTCGGTGGATAACAGAGAAGCTAAGAATGGCCCACTCGATTCCCtacagaatttttattttatcattgaTTAACTGATAATCAACTTCTTGACTGCGAACATTTTTGCAGTAAAAGGCTCATTTTCTGCAAGAAGAATGACATAAATAATAGTGAACTTTTAGGTGAATAACGAACACATCAACAAACGCGGTTGA
It includes:
- the LOC126872630 gene encoding uncharacterized protein LOC126872630; protein product: MAKEKEIEENARGRRETELAAETPHVSTRSMTKAMPPKEGPSRFTLDKEGIWTEETTEEEETPAREAPRAKRKKANESPELPADPAEEMRTATTADIGAELIRRAAEVAKAAEAPRGHKGTQGKTLKEAARTITAGVTEIVRRTDPVTDALAIAQGRIATLEAAVEALRKEPASRPTADESSYRARLAAVEHLVEEMRSLLHRLEEQLQGTEKGEGKEVAPAANTRGMEPGAPSAPAPKGGRTAVTEWQTVGRKRRGKKKEAGKKQPAKLIPETGAESQRKTPESGLENARRGGGRGPLPRAPRTSAVTTTLTDKSSQSYAEVLAAAKDSVSLTELGIGVILEVPEDQGREKAAALAAQLTRALDPNEVRVATPFRAAEARVSLIDTAATKAEIQNTLARESGCKPEDIRLGEIRSARNGLGTVCIRGPASAVRKLAQAGKVAIGWSTAKVEAVERRPLQCYRCLGRGHTGKTCTAKEDKGHLCFRCGEPGYQARACTTASQKCLLCEALGAPSVHRMGGPACAPSKKGTKGAARGSTAARGSEKGSPSQSDPKPANKEVGTEEATNKERTPRN
- the LOC126872631 gene encoding uncharacterized protein LOC126872631, with the translated sequence MTQVLTGHGVFGEFLNRIRRETTDICHQCGEGRDTAQHTLELCPAWELPRYTLRHAIGETLTPSAIVEAMLRGSQEYEAVRLFCERVMLAKKRAERERKKNSHPCRIRRWRRMTIRRPRAAPPPPQRTTTRRSDSTRGNDLPLTPTQ